The segment CGGAATCCACGACGCGGGGGCGTTCAATCAAGGAGGACCACAATGGGTTTGGGTGACAAGATCCACAACGCTGCCGAGAAGCTCCACGGCAAGGGCAAAGAAGCAGTCGGAGATGCCACCGACAACGACCGGCTGAAGGCCGAAGGCAAAGGGCATCAAGTCAAAGCGGACCTGAAACAGGCCGGCGAGAAGGTGAAGGACGCCTTCAAGAAGCACTGAGCCAGGCAGATTGAACGGAGAGGCGCGATCCGGTTGGGCCGCACCTCTCCTTTCTCTTGAGCGACGCCGCTCAATATCTAGCCTTTTACTAGACCTCTGTAGATCTCGGTACAGAAATGCCGTGGCCGCTACGAGCCGTGCGGGTCAATGAAATGCGATCCGTCGTGTGCGGGGCCGATGGCGCTTCAGGCGGACCACCGGCGGGCGATGACCTCGCGGATTCCGGCCCCATCGGCGACAGAGACCCACTGGCCGTTGCCGGTGCAGGTCATCAGTTCGAATTCGAGGCCGGGCTGGGCGGCCAGGACACGTTCTGCGTAGCGGAGCGCGCCATCTTCGGTGGACCAGACGGAGATGCCGCCGGTGTCTTCGGAATAGGAGGAGAGCATCGCGCCCCAAACCTGGGTGGTTGCAACGGTGAGGGGCAGTGCGGAGGGACGGGGACGGGTCAGTGTGGTTGTCATGGACACCATGTGTGCGGAGAATCCGTCCCCGCTCACCGTCTAGGCTGCGGTAGTGAGCTGCTGCTGGTGGATGCCGGGTTTACGGGTTGGGCGGGCCGGGACACGGACGGTCCGGGGGCGTGGAGGCGCGGCTACTTCAACGGCGTCTTCAAAGCCGGCGTTGAGGGTGTTCCGGATGGTCCGGTACAGGGCGGAGCCCAGCCAGATGAACATGGTGCTGGCGAACAGCCAGTAGCCGTAGACCTGAAGAAGATACGTGAGGAACATGGGCCTCATGTGTGCGGACAACCGGTAAATCCTCACCCTGAACGCAACAGCCCCGCCGGACAATGCCCGACGGGGCTGCTGCAGCGTGATGTGAGTGGGTCAGTGGCGGGCGGGGAGGATAGAGGTTCGGCCGGTCAGATAGTCCAGCTGGGCGAGCTTGTGTTCGAGGCGGGGGATCGTTTCGGCGGCTCCCCGGGCCTTGTTGATGAGATCCAGGGTTGCGGCGCGGTCCTGGGACCATTTGGCGACGATGAGGGCCTTCTGGGTCTCATCCAGGGCGGTTGCGGGGGCAGTGTCCAGATGGTCCGCGAGAACCGCCTGTCGCTGCCAGGCGTCTTCGAGCTGGTCCGGTGCGCCGACGGGCGCGATCAATGTTGCAGTCATGCCAGGTAAGTGTGCGGCTGCCGCGCCGGTACGGTGATGGGCCCATCTTTCAAGGGGAGGATGTCACCGGTCGCTGGTCTTCCAACTGCACTCCACGGCAGTTGTTCCGTTCGTCCCGGTGCTGACAGAGTCAGTGGCGCAGTTGAGCCCGAACGAAGTGCCGCCGAAATGAAGGTCGAGTCCCATTGTCTGATCAGCAGGCTTAGCGGGGCTGGTTGCCGGCACGGGACTAGCAGGGGTCGGAAGCGAGGTGACATCCAGGGTCCGATCAAGAACAGGAGTCCCTGCCTGGCATCCGGTCAGGAGGGCGGTGCCGCCGGCCAGAAGGAGGACGGCTGCGATTCGAGATGGGATGTTCTTCATCTCCGCAATGTGTGCGGGTGGGGGTGTTCAGCTCACCGGAGGCGTTTTCGCCCCAGCAGTAGCAGCGCAGCGGTGGCAGCTACGGTTGCCGCCACGATCAACGTCGTCCTGCCACCTGATGACGAGTCGCATTCCAAGTGAGATGGCACCAAGGCTTCCTTAGTCGGAATTGACTTTGGAGATGCAGCGCCCAAAATGGCCGGTACTAGAGAGGCGAGAAGCAACGCGATTATTACGCCGATCAGCACATTTTTCACGATGGCCAGGGACTCATCGCCGTGAGGCAAGTTCTCGGCCGAGTACCCCGGAAGGCCGGTGTTCCAAACATAGAGCAGCGCCATCAGTTCTCCCAGAACGGTCGCGCCGAGCATTCCGACACCGTACACAAGGAGGACCCACGTCTTGGCGTCGGTACGCTGCGAATACTGCCTGAACTCGAGAAGGTGAGCGAAAAAGAAGATCGGGATCACCAGGGCGACAACCACGAAGTATTGCTGGTAGTTCATGGGCCCTCCGCAGGTTGGAGCCGTTCGGTGTGCCCTGAAGCATACCCTCGACCGAACCGGTCGTTACCCCTCGAAGGATCTTTGTCGGACTGCCGCGCCTATAATCAAATATGTGTTCGATGGTCTATCGAGGCACTCGAACATAAGTTTCAATGGTGGGAGGCTCTGGCATGGGCGAAGTAGCGGAGATCGGCGCGCTCGAAGCCGATCTCACCGGTTTCACAGGTGTCGCGGTTGCCCCGGTGTCCGTTGCAGCCGGCTTCCCGTCGCCAGCCCAGGACTATTTCACCGGTCGCGTCGACCTCAACAAGCACCTGATCAAGGACATTACATGCACCTTCCTGGTCCGGGTTGCCGGGCATTCGATGGAAGGCGCCGGCATCTCGGATGGCGACGAGGTTCTCGTTGACCGTTCCCTCACGCCCGTGGACGGCGACATCGTTGTGGCCGTCATCGATGGTGACATGACTATCAAACGACTTCGACTCGATCACGGCAGGGTCCGGCTCGCTGCCGAAAATGCAGGATACCCCGACATCGTCATCTCGGAGCTGAGCGAACTCTCGGTCTGGGGTGTCGTTACGCTTTGCCTGCACCACGTTTACCGCCGGCAGTGACACCTCGAATGCAAGGGCATCCAGGAGGCAAAGTCGACCGGGTCGCCCTGGTGGACGTGAACAGTTTCTATGTCAGCTGTGAACGGGTTTTTGATCCCAGTCTGGAAGGCAAGCCGGTTGTCGTCCTATCAAACAACGACGGCTGCGTGGTCGCCCGCTCCAACGAGGCGAAAGCCCTCGGCATCGATAACGGCGACCCCTGGTTCAAGCTCGCAGCGGACGCCAAACGCACCGGCCTGATCCACCGAAGTTCAAACTATGAGCTCTACGGAGACCTGTCTTCCAGGGTCATGGAGCTGCTTGGCCGCTTCTCGTACCTCATCGAGGTTTACAGCATTGATGAAGCCTTCGTCTCGCTCCGCGGCACCCCGGAGGACCTGTTGAAGGTCGGGCGGGAGATCAAAGCAGCGGTGGCAAAGAACATCGGCTTGCCGGTCTGTGTGGGGATAGCGCCGACCAAGACCCTGGCCAAATTCGTGAACCGGGTGGCCAAACAGAACCCAGCCCTCGAAGGGGTCTGCAGCTGGGACACCCTCCCGCCGGACCATGCCGAGACCATTATGTCCCGTGTCCCGGTGACAGGGATCTGGGGAATCGCCGGGCGCCTGGGCAAGAAGCTGAACGCGATGGGCATCTTCACGATCGCTGACCTGAAAGCCGCCGATCCGGTGGCAATGCGGAAGAAATTCAGTGTCCTGATGCAGCGAACCATCATGGAGCTCAACGGCATCCCGTGCATCCCTTTGGAGACAGAGATCGCAACCAAGCAGCAGTTGATTTTCTCGAGGTCGTTCTCCACCCCGGTGACAACGGCATCCCGTATGCACGAAGTCATGGCCATCTACGCACAACAGGCCGCGATCCGGCTCGCCAAAGACCACCAACAAGCGAAGATCATGTCCTGCTTCGCCGGCACGTCCTACTTCAACGAGAAGTTCTCATCCTTCCCGTCCGCGACCGTGAACCTGGCAGCACCGACGGCGGACCCGGTTCTCCTGACGAAAGCCGCCGTGGGCGCTCTCGAGCACTCGATTGTTGACGGCATCCCCTATGCCAGGGCCGGGGTGATGCTGACCGATCTGTCGCCGGCCGGCGCCGCGCCCCAGCTGCCGGTTTTTGCTACAGCCCACGAAGAGAAACACATCGGGGCCCTGCTCGGCGACGTCATGGACCGCTTCGGGGTCTCATCCATCGGCCTCGGACGGGCCGGAATGGCCGAAGCCCCCGACTGGGGCATGAAGCGCAAAGCCATGTCGCCGCGGTACACCACCGAATGGGATGAACTGCCGTTGGTCAAAGCCTCCTGAGTTGACTCGCGGTCAGACCTCGGGCGGACCCGATTCCAGGGTCCATGAGGCCGCGGCTCCGGCGTCGGCAACATACCCACCGCTCGTGATCGGCTTCGATGGCGCTCGTCAACCCCTCAAGGTAGGTAGAGAATGATCCTCTTGGGCTCTGTTCGTCCAGGAAGTTGACTGCCTTCCCTTGCGGGTACATGGTGCAGTCGATGCGCTCATCGTCATTCAGGAACGGTTCCAGAGCTACGGCGAGCCGGGTGCAGATCGGGTGGCTCGGCTCCAGGGCAAGGAGATGATCCTCGAGCGCGTAGTACCAGTCCTCATCAGCAGGATGCTCCTCCGCTTCCAGGTTCAGATGATCGGAAAGGTAGTCGCGGGCCTCGGCCGGGTCAGTCGTGGTCGTCATGCCCTGATTCTAAGGTCACGTCCGGGCGGTCGTCTGGACGGCCTGCCGATACGCCGATGGGAGAAAAGTTCGGTACTACAAACCCAGGTCCTTCACTGCGGTGATCCAGTTGTGGGCGATTGCCTTCTGCGCAGCGACAAGAGTAACCTGATGCGAGCAGACCGCCTTGTGCAGCGTATTCTCCACGGCATCTTTGGGGTTCGTGGTGCCGGTAGCTCCAGCCTTGTTAGGCTCAGGCCACAGGTTCGACACCGAATTTGATCCGGCAAGTTCCAAGGAAATCAGGTGGTCATACTCGGTCGTTTTTGCCGGACTCAGCCCATACTCGCGCAGGCTCTCGGCTTTGACCTTGTCGGTGTCAGAGGCCGGCGGACGGACCGTGGCCGTATAGCCGGACTTGCAGATGGTCGAGTCGATGTTGTCCTCGGTAATAGCCGGATCGGTGCTGCCTGGAGTGCACGTCGGGTCCGGCAGGTACTCGCCGGTGGCAGCGTCAACGGTCTTCGCCGAGCACTGTCCGGCGGCGAGTTGCTCGTCGATCGCAACGAGTCCCGGGGAGTGAACGGACTTCACATCCGTTGCCGCTGCCGACGTGCCAGCGGGAGCGGCCGCCGGAACGGATGATGCCGCCTGGGAAGCAGCCGCTGGGGCAACCGGTGAGACAGCAGGTGAGACGGCCTTCGTTACCGCCTCGGCGGCGCTGTGGGTGCCTTGCTGGCAACCGGTCAGGGCCAAGGTCGCGAAGAGGAATGCGGCGGGCAGGGTGAGATGTTTGCGGAAGTTCATGGCTCTCATGTGTACGGCAGATCGGAAGGCAGTCACCGGGCGGATTTGCTCGTCAACTCTGCCAGCATCCTATGACGCAGAACCGGTCGGACACGCTGAGGATGAATTTCGCGACGTCCATGATCAGGCGGCGTCGAGAGTATCGAACAACTGGCTGCCTTCGCGGACATGGACGGCGGTTCTCCAAGGGCGGCCCAGGGGATCTGTGCCGGCTTGTACAGCGACACTGTCCAGGACGTGTTTTCCGTTCATGTAGCGGGTCAGCTTGATGCCGATACGCCCGTCGGGCAGGACCTTCGCGGATTGGAAGGTGCCGGACACGAGCCGGCCGTTATGGTCAACGGAGCCCGTCTGGATGTGCAGGCCGTCCAGCTGCTTGGAGAGGGCGATGACGTCGTCGTTGGGGATGCTGCGAATCTGAATATTCATGCGCCCCATGTGTGCGGACCCGGGTGCCGCAGTCACCAGTCAGGTGCCGCACCTCGTGATGAGCTTTTCGTAATCACCGGACCTTGACTACCGAAACGTAATCACCGGGTCAGCTTCCCGAGCCGTGCCCCGGGGACTCGGTGCCTGGCAGATCATCACGGATGCCGAGGAGGTAGTCGTTCCGGACCGCGTCACGCTCCAGCTTGGCGACCTTGTCCTTCTTCGCCTGCAGACTGGCCTCGAACGATGTCAGGTCCTGCCGCGCGTCGGCGAGGTCGATCAGAGTGCGGGAACGCTCGGCGGGAAGCATGTTCAGCAGGTAACGCTCCACATGCGGGGCGAAGGCAGTGTCCTGGCCCGTGCGCTGCAGGTGCTCAACACGCATCCGGTTGACTGCCTCAACCTCCGGGATGCGCTGCAGCGACGGCCCCTGGACGGGGGCCAGATCGGTGGTCCGGATGACCACGAAGCCCTTCACTATCTCGATGCCTGTGACTGCGTGGAAGCTCACCTCGTGAGGAGTGCCGACCCACATCGGGGTCTCCGGCCCGGCCGGGTGAAGGTCGACGAACCCGTTACGGCCGTGACTGCGCCACGTCGTGTTCGGCCCGGTCTCCTTCAGGAAGTCGATGAGTTCGGCGACCGTGAGGTCCAGGGCGCCGCGGGCGATTGTGGGGGTGATCGACAGCCCGTCCACGAACGGGCGGTGCCGGAACAAGACTCCCGGGGTGCTGGCAGACCCAAAACCGGACATCTTTACGACGGCGTCCTGGGGGACCGCGGCGAGGGCGTCCAGGAATCCCTGGAGCGTGAGTTGAGTGGTCATGGACCTGATGTGTGCGGAAGGGCCGCCCCGGCTCACCGGGACGGCCCTTCGATTGTCGGCTTGCGGGATTTGAACCCGGATCTTCCGCGACCGTTCGCGGTGCTCTGGAGCTAACATGTTGGCGGTGCCGTGAGTGTCTAGAATCCGGCCCTGGTCCCTGTTTCGCCCTCGCCTGGTTGAGCTATCGGCCGTGGTGCCGCCGGGGCGAGCCGGCGGCGGGTCTTACTGAGGTGCGAGAAGGTGCATTCCGGCCCGGTAGTAGCGCAGTTCGTTGACGCCGGCGCGGATGTCGGTCAGCGCGGTGTGGTCGCTGAGCTTGGGCGGCATGGCCCTCCAGTAGTCGTACGCCCAGCGGCGGAAGAGTTCGCCCAGGCCGGAGATGTCGATGACGCGGTAGTCCATGTTCTTGCGTGTCTGCGGGAAAAACTTCTCTGTCACATCGAAGTCGTACTTCACGGAGTTCCCGCCGATCACCATGCCCCGGTATGTGGTGCCGTCAGCGAGTTCTTCACCCTTGATGGGGAAGTATGGGGCTGCGAAGCCTGCCAGGGCGGCATCGAACTGGGCCCGTGTGGTTGTGGAGGCCCGGACCTTGTCCAGCAGCCCGGTCTCGGTGTGCATGTTGCGCACGTAGTCCCCCATGTAGGAGAGCTCGTCCTCGGTGGCGTGGACGGTGATGCCTTCGAGGACGGCGAGTTCGTTCAGCTGGCCGTCGGTGATGATGGCGGCGCCTTCCAGCGGAACAGTAAACGGATCGCTCATCAGGCCGGTGGCCTCGTAGTCGATCCACAGAATGTTGTCGGAGTTCGGAGTGATCGTCATGGGGTCCTCAGTCGTTGTAGGGGTTGGCGGTCAGGTCGGCTTGGCCGTCCCAGTCGCGCAGGGCTTCGGTGCCATCCCTCCAAGCGGTGGCAAGTTCAGGGTCATCGTAGGGGCAATCGGAGGCGTCCACATCGCCGAAAATGTCAGCGATCAGCTCGGCGCCGCGCACCCAGGCGGCCGAGAGTGCAGCCAGCTCAGGCACGGTATCCGCCGCGTTCAAGCGCTGTACTGATGTCGATAACAGGATGCAGCCCGCAGTGGTGTTCGTGGATGCAACCCTCGGGGGCGTTCCACGAGGAGGCGACGCAGTTGCATTCCTTGACGTCCACGTGCAGGATGCCGTCCCGGATCACCAGGTCGTTCTCGTCCGGCAGCTCCGGCGCGGGGTGCTTCACCAGCAGTGCCGCCAGCTGCGACTTGGTGACGGCGCCGGGTGCGTTGATCGCTGCCTGGAGGGCCTGGTGCAGGGTGGTGGAAGATGCCATGCCCACCATGTGTGCGGAGGTGGCGGCCCGGCTCACCGCCTAGCGGACTGCCGGCAGGGTGGCAAAGCGTTCGAGTACTGCGGCCTCGTCGACGATCCGGCCGTCGGCGTCGTTATGGATCCCGCCGCCGACCATCTGCGCGTGGCGGGCGTGCCAATACATTGCCGCGAGTTCGGCCTCCGTCAGGGTCCTCGGGACAGCATGGCCGACGACCAGGTGGCCCCAGTTGTCTCTCGGCTTCTCGGCCAGTGTGCCCGGCAGGAAGTAGAGGCCGGTGGACTCCTCCCGGTCATAGAGGACGGCGTCGAACGGCTTGAATGCGGGCTCGGCCTGGGCGGTCATTTCCATGGTTTCTCCTGGGCTAGTCTGTTGCAGTGGGGTGGCGGAGGTGGTTGGCAGCCTGGGTCCAGCCGAGGTTCGTCTCGTCACTCCAGCGGAGCCAGTTCATGGAGGTCCGGATGGCGGCTTCTTCCTCGAGCTTGTCGGCCAGGCGCAGCCGCTCGGCCTTGGCGACGCCGGCGGTTTCGGCGATACCGGACTGTTCCATCAGGTCGGCGACGTGATAGGCGTGCTCGGACCAGATCGCGTCGTCTCCGACCAGATTCGCGTGGCTGGACTGGAAGCCGCAACCCTCGCCCATGCAGTCGATGATGACCGGACGCCCATCAAGGACGGAGGGTTGTGCCCAGTGGTTGGTCAGGATCTTGGCGATGATGTCCTTGCCGGTGGTGCAGCCTGGACCAGAGGTCCCTGCCGGCGCCTTCCGGGGTTGCGCGCGGTCGTAGGGTCCGCCAGTCGTGTTGGTGTGCATCATGCCTCCAGTGAAGTGGTCATGTCGATGAACTTGTAGGCATCCGACGCCCGGCCGGCGTACTGGACCGCGGGGTCGACCGCGGTGGACGCGGTCTGGGCGCGGCGGCCGCCGGCGGTCTTCCAGGGGCCGGGGACTTCGTTGACCCAGCCGTCCCAGTCGCGGAGCCATTCGGTG is part of the Arthrobacter methylotrophus genome and harbors:
- a CDS encoding Y-family DNA polymerase, which produces MQGHPGGKVDRVALVDVNSFYVSCERVFDPSLEGKPVVVLSNNDGCVVARSNEAKALGIDNGDPWFKLAADAKRTGLIHRSSNYELYGDLSSRVMELLGRFSYLIEVYSIDEAFVSLRGTPEDLLKVGREIKAAVAKNIGLPVCVGIAPTKTLAKFVNRVAKQNPALEGVCSWDTLPPDHAETIMSRVPVTGIWGIAGRLGKKLNAMGIFTIADLKAADPVAMRKKFSVLMQRTIMELNGIPCIPLETEIATKQQLIFSRSFSTPVTTASRMHEVMAIYAQQAAIRLAKDHQQAKIMSCFAGTSYFNEKFSSFPSATVNLAAPTADPVLLTKAAVGALEHSIVDGIPYARAGVMLTDLSPAGAAPQLPVFATAHEEKHIGALLGDVMDRFGVSSIGLGRAGMAEAPDWGMKRKAMSPRYTTEWDELPLVKAS
- the orn gene encoding oligoribonuclease: MTITPNSDNILWIDYEATGLMSDPFTVPLEGAAIITDGQLNELAVLEGITVHATEDELSYMGDYVRNMHTETGLLDKVRASTTTRAQFDAALAGFAAPYFPIKGEELADGTTYRGMVIGGNSVKYDFDVTEKFFPQTRKNMDYRVIDISGLGELFRRWAYDYWRAMPPKLSDHTALTDIRAGVNELRYYRAGMHLLAPQ
- a CDS encoding translesion error-prone DNA polymerase V autoproteolytic subunit, with product MGEVAEIGALEADLTGFTGVAVAPVSVAAGFPSPAQDYFTGRVDLNKHLIKDITCTFLVRVAGHSMEGAGISDGDEVLVDRSLTPVDGDIVVAVIDGDMTIKRLRLDHGRVRLAAENAGYPDIVISELSELSVWGVVTLCLHHVYRRQ
- a CDS encoding CsbD family protein translates to MGLGDKIHNAAEKLHGKGKEAVGDATDNDRLKAEGKGHQVKADLKQAGEKVKDAFKKH